Proteins encoded by one window of Natronomonas salsuginis:
- the nucS gene encoding endonuclease NucS gives MTVDEPKPTPRTLADPSATTAAAFVTDAVDRGALVTCFGRCTVEYEGRAASELAPGDRHVMLKPDGTALVHTDEGQKPVNWQPPGCEHDARVGDDALVLESTRTSPDERLVVSVSDVALVAAFDPTDDESIELVGTEADLKRRILADPALLEPGFTPLATERDTPAGAVDIYGEDDEGRTVVVELKRRRVGPDAVGQLHRYVEALERDLHTDAELRGILVAPSVTERAKALLAEEGFEFVPLTPREE, from the coding sequence GTGACCGTGGACGAGCCGAAGCCGACGCCCCGAACGCTCGCCGATCCGTCGGCGACGACGGCGGCCGCGTTCGTGACCGATGCCGTCGACAGGGGGGCGCTCGTGACGTGTTTCGGCCGCTGTACCGTCGAATACGAGGGCCGGGCGGCCTCCGAGTTGGCTCCCGGCGACAGACACGTCATGCTGAAACCCGACGGAACGGCGCTCGTCCACACCGACGAGGGGCAGAAACCGGTGAACTGGCAACCCCCCGGCTGCGAGCACGACGCCCGCGTCGGCGACGACGCGCTCGTGCTCGAGAGCACCCGCACGTCGCCGGACGAACGGCTTGTCGTCTCCGTTTCGGACGTCGCGCTCGTCGCGGCGTTCGACCCGACCGACGACGAGTCGATCGAGCTCGTCGGCACGGAGGCGGATCTGAAGCGACGGATTCTCGCGGACCCTGCGCTCCTCGAACCGGGCTTCACCCCGCTTGCGACCGAGCGCGACACCCCGGCCGGCGCGGTCGACATCTACGGCGAGGACGACGAGGGGCGGACGGTCGTCGTCGAGTTGAAGCGCCGCCGGGTCGGCCCGGACGCCGTCGGCCAGCTGCACCGCTACGTCGAGGCGCTCGAACGCGATCTCCACACCGACGCCGAGCTTCGCGGGATACTTGTCGCTCCTTCCGTCACCGAGCGGGCGAAGGCGCTCCTCGCCGAGGAGGGGTTCGAGTTCGTCCCGCTGACGCCGCGCGAGGAGTAG
- the mutS gene encoding DNA mismatch repair protein MutS codes for MDEALGPPPEMAEKADELTPMLSQYLDLCERYDEALVLFQVGDFYETFCAAAETTARILEITLTQREDSTGTYPMAGIPVDSAESYIETLLDAGYRIAIADQVEDAEAASGLVDRAVTRVVTPGTLTETELLADADNNFVACLTDGYGLALLDVSTGDFYATTLDRLDAVADELERFDPAEAIIGPDAPTDPFGADCMVTPYERSAFGLDAAEAKVRSYFGEGRLAEDAEIRATGALLTYAEYARGVGTDGETGRLEYLTHLTRYDPREYMLLDAVALRSLEVFEPRHVHGLAGAALVKTIDETASALGGRTLRDWLRRPLLDADRIDARLDAVGALRERVEDRERAGELLADVYDLERLVARVSRGRADARDLRALESTLSVVPDLRECLADATADSELLATIESELDDCADVRELIDRAIAESPPIEITEGGVIRDGYDETLDELRATEREGKAWVDDLEARERERTGIDSLKVGHNSVHGYYIEVTDPNLDSVPDDYHRRQTLKNAERFYTPELKEREDEIIRAGERADDLEYDLFRSVRSEVAGATERIQRTASAIARLDALRSLATVAAEHGYRRPTIGADGIEIDAGRHPVVERTGGPFVPNPTELPAEKPMAIITGPNMAGKSTYMRQVALTCVLAQVGSFVPAERAELPIVDRVFTRVGASDDIAGGRSTFMVEMTELAAILEDADANSLVVLDEVGRGTSTRDGYAIAQAATEHLHDAVGAYTLFATHHHELTAVADGLPRARNYHFSASRSPDGVEFEHDLRRGPAEASYGVEVAEMAGVPASVVDRASELLDEPADERATEPTEVGAANARAENASTDGGREELLAELAAVDLAETTPLDALNLLSRLQSELR; via the coding sequence ATGGACGAGGCGCTTGGGCCGCCGCCGGAGATGGCCGAGAAGGCCGACGAGCTCACGCCGATGCTGTCGCAGTATCTCGACCTCTGTGAGCGCTACGACGAGGCGCTCGTGTTGTTTCAGGTCGGGGACTTCTACGAGACGTTCTGTGCGGCCGCCGAGACGACCGCCCGCATCCTCGAGATCACGCTCACCCAACGCGAGGATTCGACCGGCACGTACCCGATGGCCGGGATCCCGGTCGACAGCGCCGAATCGTACATCGAAACCCTGCTCGATGCGGGCTATCGGATCGCCATCGCAGACCAAGTCGAGGACGCCGAGGCGGCGTCGGGACTGGTCGATCGGGCGGTCACCCGCGTGGTGACACCGGGGACGCTCACCGAAACCGAACTGCTCGCCGACGCGGACAACAACTTCGTCGCCTGTCTGACCGACGGCTACGGGTTGGCGCTGCTCGACGTCTCGACCGGGGACTTCTACGCGACGACGCTCGACCGCCTCGACGCGGTCGCCGACGAGCTCGAACGCTTCGATCCCGCCGAGGCGATCATCGGTCCCGACGCGCCGACCGACCCGTTTGGTGCGGACTGTATGGTGACGCCCTACGAGCGATCCGCCTTCGGCCTCGACGCGGCCGAGGCGAAGGTCCGCTCGTACTTCGGCGAGGGACGACTCGCCGAGGACGCCGAGATCCGCGCGACGGGCGCGCTGCTCACGTACGCGGAGTACGCCCGCGGGGTGGGGACCGACGGCGAAACCGGCCGTCTCGAGTATCTCACCCACCTGACGCGGTACGATCCCCGCGAGTACATGCTGCTCGACGCGGTCGCGCTGCGCTCGCTGGAGGTGTTCGAGCCGCGACACGTCCACGGGCTGGCGGGAGCCGCGCTCGTCAAAACGATCGACGAGACGGCGAGCGCGCTCGGCGGCCGGACGCTTCGCGATTGGCTCCGACGCCCCCTCCTCGACGCCGATCGCATCGACGCCCGCCTCGACGCGGTGGGAGCGCTGCGCGAGCGCGTCGAGGATCGCGAACGCGCCGGGGAGCTGCTGGCCGACGTCTACGATCTCGAACGGCTCGTCGCGCGCGTCTCGAGGGGGCGCGCCGACGCGCGGGACCTGCGGGCGCTCGAATCAACGCTGTCGGTGGTGCCCGATCTCAGGGAGTGTCTGGCCGACGCCACGGCCGACAGCGAGTTGCTGGCGACGATCGAATCCGAACTCGACGATTGCGCCGACGTGCGGGAACTCATCGACCGAGCGATCGCCGAGTCGCCGCCGATCGAGATCACCGAGGGCGGCGTCATCCGCGATGGATACGACGAGACGCTCGATGAGCTGCGAGCGACCGAACGCGAGGGGAAGGCGTGGGTCGACGACCTCGAAGCGCGAGAGCGAGAGCGGACCGGAATCGACTCGCTGAAGGTGGGGCACAACTCGGTCCACGGCTACTACATCGAGGTGACCGATCCGAACCTCGATTCGGTGCCCGACGACTACCACCGGCGGCAGACGCTGAAGAACGCCGAACGGTTCTACACGCCCGAACTGAAAGAGCGGGAAGACGAGATAATCCGCGCCGGCGAGCGCGCGGACGACCTGGAGTACGACCTCTTTAGGTCGGTCCGAAGCGAGGTCGCCGGGGCGACCGAACGGATCCAGCGGACCGCAAGCGCGATCGCGAGGCTCGACGCGCTCCGGTCGCTCGCGACCGTGGCCGCCGAGCACGGCTACCGGCGGCCGACGATCGGCGCGGACGGGATCGAGATCGACGCCGGCCGCCATCCCGTCGTGGAACGGACCGGGGGGCCGTTCGTCCCGAATCCGACGGAACTGCCGGCTGAAAAGCCGATGGCGATCATCACCGGCCCCAACATGGCCGGGAAGTCGACCTACATGCGGCAGGTCGCACTCACTTGCGTGCTCGCGCAAGTCGGCAGTTTCGTGCCGGCCGAGCGCGCCGAACTCCCGATCGTCGACCGGGTGTTCACCCGCGTCGGCGCGTCGGACGACATCGCCGGCGGGCGCTCGACGTTCATGGTCGAGATGACGGAACTGGCCGCCATCTTGGAGGACGCCGACGCGAACTCGTTGGTCGTCCTCGACGAGGTCGGCCGCGGCACGTCGACGCGGGACGGCTACGCGATCGCGCAGGCGGCGACCGAACACCTCCACGACGCGGTCGGCGCGTACACGCTGTTTGCGACGCACCACCACGAGCTAACGGCGGTCGCCGACGGACTCCCGCGAGCGAGGAACTACCACTTCTCGGCCAGTCGATCACCGGACGGCGTCGAGTTCGAACACGATCTCAGGAGGGGCCCAGCCGAAGCGTCCTACGGCGTCGAGGTCGCCGAGATGGCCGGCGTTCCCGCGAGCGTCGTCGACCGGGCGTCGGAATTGCTCGACGAGCCCGCCGACGAGAGAGCGACCGAGCCGACGGAAGTCGGCGCGGCGAATGCGCGAGCAGAAAACGCCTCCACCGACGGCGGGCGCGAGGAACTGCTCGCCGAGCTGGCGGCCGTCGACCTCGCCGAAACCACGCCGCTCGACGCGTTGAATCTCCTCTCGCGACTGCAGTCGGAACTCCGATAG
- a CDS encoding DUF7124 domain-containing protein encodes MADDADTITLAFELAALERLADPSGVISDTQRWTNHLGIVSDEPSYLVRKRARDYGFTPDFLPGPRTRSESLVKVKNQPEHAADRYIYVSADEAMRAAAEEHGWEFRPIEEAAETAGWRLHSGTMEDESDQHTGWP; translated from the coding sequence ATGGCAGACGACGCCGATACGATCACACTCGCGTTCGAGCTGGCGGCGCTCGAACGGCTCGCGGATCCCTCGGGCGTGATCAGCGACACCCAGCGGTGGACGAACCATCTCGGCATCGTGAGCGACGAGCCGTCGTATCTGGTCAGAAAGCGCGCGCGGGATTACGGGTTCACCCCCGATTTCCTCCCCGGCCCGCGAACCAGATCCGAGAGCCTCGTGAAGGTGAAAAATCAGCCCGAACACGCCGCGGATCGGTACATCTACGTCTCCGCGGACGAGGCGATGCGAGCGGCCGCCGAAGAGCACGGGTGGGAGTTCAGACCGATCGAGGAGGCCGCGGAGACCGCGGGCTGGCGGCTCCACTCCGGGACGATGGAAGACGAATCCGATCAACACACTGGCTGGCCCTGA
- a CDS encoding magnesium transporter produces MDFREGFWSIYREALPILCVALVGGLFSGLVLEELLASVERFPGLLVMVPVFLATRGNVYGALGGRIASGLHQGLIPPQFEWNERLVNAIVASFVNGISISVVIGVISWLALRLLGWPAAPLSELVAIVFLAGALTSVVLIFGLLGILFTGYRLGYDPDNLVGPIVTTLGDIFGMLFLFVAVFVVEVIA; encoded by the coding sequence ATGGACTTCCGGGAGGGGTTCTGGTCGATCTACCGGGAGGCCCTCCCGATTCTTTGTGTCGCCCTCGTCGGCGGGCTCTTCTCCGGACTCGTGCTGGAGGAACTCCTGGCGAGCGTCGAGCGGTTCCCCGGCCTGTTGGTGATGGTGCCCGTCTTCCTCGCGACCCGCGGCAACGTCTACGGCGCGCTGGGCGGACGGATCGCGAGCGGGCTCCACCAGGGGCTCATTCCGCCCCAGTTCGAGTGGAACGAGCGGCTGGTGAACGCGATCGTCGCCTCCTTCGTCAACGGGATCTCCATCTCCGTCGTCATCGGCGTCATCTCGTGGCTCGCCTTACGACTTCTGGGGTGGCCCGCAGCCCCTCTCTCCGAACTCGTCGCCATCGTCTTTCTCGCCGGAGCCCTGACCTCGGTCGTGCTCATCTTCGGCCTGCTCGGCATCCTGTTTACGGGTTATCGGCTCGGCTACGACCCCGACAACTTGGTTGGACCGATCGTCACGACGCTGGGCGATATCTTCGGAATGCTGTTTCTGTTCGTCGCCGTGTTCGTCGTCGAGGTGATCGCCTGA